A genomic segment from Amia ocellicauda isolate fAmiCal2 chromosome 13, fAmiCal2.hap1, whole genome shotgun sequence encodes:
- the LOC136766551 gene encoding von Willebrand factor A domain-containing protein 2, giving the protein MKIELIIYFLIFYLTLIVAYGETLQHLMADKETIVKISASGNLIQCSAAVDILLLMDGSYSIGKGSFERSKHFAMKMVDALDINPDRVRIGVIQYSSKPKLEFALNVYPTKEEAKEGIGSIHFRGGSTASGRAIKHVLRKGYPGGREDTPKILILLTDGKSQDNVMTSATFARKSGVKLFAVGIKYPKWEVLHSLASDPSEMYVFFAEHYNDAVNGLVTTLTQISVCNDVHPTCKVESRYCLRSTVEAHRQFQGNHVCWKRKSKAQHGGPMASICPHYGWKRINTTIQTRCHRTVCPDPCESGPCLNGGTCITESVDDFSCLCPLGYGGDQNCAGNRYLIPAGLVDCAVDLLFLLDGSWKMGLEGFLVARDFAKRFVQTVFASSAKILVGVAQYGDEVNMEIPIGGYGSVSELTKAIDSIHFQGGNTFTGKALSYIAEKGFRAVEGSRMEVPHVLIVLSNAKSHDAVTAAAEHARQRELFILTVGSSRLVPEMSLITGDSQLVFTYAQPQELYKKVQEVRTTMCGLNTPGCYSKTLDLVFAIDASSNVGRHDFRQIKIFVKNVISQFDIDAELTQIGMVIYSDKPRTLFHLGHFDSDRKMKKSISLAPYLDGSAQTGVALKYVLKDTLSFKKGARPDVHKVVVVITDGQSTDDVIPFSHQLRQNGVTVISIGPGAAQSQRLLTIADSPRFMILVPSYEHLKHYATNLVRKICEDSRASANVCQPNPCLNGGVCLQRNKSYSCECYGWGGAHCEL; this is encoded by the exons ATGAAGATTGAACTAATTATATATTTCCTAATTTTCTACTTGACTTTAATcg TTGCCTATGGAGAAACCCTGCAGCACCTTATGGCCGATAAAGAAACAATAGTGAAAATATCAGCTTCTGGAAACT TAATCCAGTGTTCGGCAGCTGTGGACATCCTTCTACTCATGGATGGCTCATATAGTATTGGAAAGGGGAGCTTTGAAAGGTCAAAACATTTTGCCATGAAAATGGTTGATGCATTGGACATTAATCCTGACCGG GTTCGGATTGGAGTTATACAGTATAGTTCAAAACCCAAGTTGGAATTTGCTCTGAATGTTTACCCTACGAAAGAAGAAGCTAAAGAAGGAATTGGAAGTATTCATTTCAG agGGGGGAGTACAGCAAGTGGCCGAGCCATTAAGCATGTCCTGAGGAAGGGGTATCCGGGGGGGAGAGAGGACACGCCCAAGATCCTCATCCTGCTCACCGATGGAAAATCACAGGACAACGTCATGACTTCAGCCACCTTTGCCAGGAAAAGTGGAGTCAAACTGTTTGCAGTAGGAATCAAATATCCCAA GTGGGAGGTTCTGCACAGCCTGGCCAGTGATCCCAGCGAGATGTATGTTTTCTTTGCTGAACACTATAATGATGCAGTCAATGGCCTTGTCACAACTTTAACCCAGATATCAGTTTGCAATGATGTCCATCCTA CATGTAAAGTGGAGTCGCGTTACTGCCTGAGATCCACTGTAGAGGCTCACAGACAGTTCCAGGGAAATCATGTTTGTTGGAAGAGAAAAAGCAAAGCACAGCATGGAGGACCCATGGCCAGTATATGTCCTCACTATGG ATGGAAACGCATCAACACTACAATACAAACTCGATGTCACAGGACAGTGTGTCCAG ACCCCTGTGAGTCCGGCCCATGTTTAAATGGAGGCACCTGCATTACAGAGAGCGTGGACGACTTCAGCTGCCTCTGCCCACTAGGATACGGAGGAGACCAGAACTGTG CTGGAAACCGGTACCTTA TACCTGCAGGGCTAGTGGACTGTGCAGTGGACCTGCTGTTCTTGTTAGATGGATCCTGGAAAATGGGCCTTGAAGGGTTTCTCGTAGCCCGAGATTTTGCTAAGCGATTCGTCCAGACCGTCTTTGCATCTTCAGCCAAAATCCTGGTCGGGGTGGCGCAGTATGGGGACGAGGTGAATATGGAGATCCCCATTGGTGGCTACGGCAGTGTCTCAGAATTGACGAAGGCCATCGACAGCATCCACTTCCAGGGAGGCAATACATTCACAGGGAAAGCGCTGAGCTACATTGCAGAGAAGGGATTCAGAGCTGTGGAGGGTTCGAGAATGGAGGTGCCCCATGTCCTCATAGTCCTCTCTAATGCCAAGTCACATGACGCGGTGACAGCTGCAGCAGAGCATGCCAGGCAGAGGGAGCTCTTCATTCTGACTGTGGGCAGCAGCAGGCTGGTCCCTGAAATGAGCCTCATCACTGGGGATTCCCAACTGGTCTTTACATACGCACAGCCACAAGAGTTATACAAAAAGGTACAAGAAGTGAGAACAACAATGTGTGGATTAAACACCCCAG GTTGCTATTCAAAGACTTTGGATCTGGTATTTGCAATAGATGCATCTAGTAATGTGGGACGACACGACTTTCGTCAGATCAAGATCTTTGTTAAGAATGTTATTTCCCAGTTTGACATTGACGCTGAGCTCACCCAGATTGGAATGGTGATATACAGTGACAAGCCTCGAACCCTGTTCCACCTCGGCCATTTTGACAGCGAtaggaaaatgaagaaaagcatcAGCCTGGCCCCTTACTTAGATGGAAGTGCTCAGACGGGTGTGGCCCTGAAGTATGTTTTGAAAGACACCCTGAGTTTCAAGAAAGGAGCCAGACCAGACGTGCATAAGGTGGTGGTTGTTATTACAGATGGCCAAAGCACAGATGATGTCATTCCCTTTTCTCATCAACTGAGACAAAATGGAGTCACTGTTATCTCAATAGGGCCTGGGGCAGCCCAGTCCCAAAGGCTTCTGACAATAGCAGACAGTCCCAGATTTATGATTCTAGTACCTTCATATGAACACCTGAAGCATTACGCAACAAATCTCGTTCGTAAGATTTGTGAAG ACAGCAGGGCTTCTGCCAATGTGTGTCAACCAAACCCCTGCCTGAATGGAGGTGTGTGCCTGCAGAGAAACAAAAGCTACAGCTGTGAATGTTACGGCTGGGGAGGAGCGCATTGTGAACTAT GA